The sequence below is a genomic window from Deltaproteobacteria bacterium.
GGGGTCAGGGGTCAGAGATCAGGGGACGGGTCCATGGTCCAAAAGGTCCAAGGTCCAGGGTTTAAGGATAAACCCTCATGCCCCTCGGGGGCACCACGAAACATGAAAATGGAACAGTCAAAGGCTTATTTAGGCACGGGTCAGGCACAAAGCCTGACACAGGGATTATGTGGATTAGCTATTTAATTTCTCAAGAAAAGGGTCTTCCCTTTTCTTGAGACCACCTTCCGCCGAAGGCGAATGTTGAGTATCCCTCAATCCAAACTTAACGGGATCGAGGGATACCCCATGGCTTTAACCGTGTAATCCGTGAAATCCGTGCCAAAAATCTATTTTCGTACTAGATTACAGTTTTTTTCAAAAGGTCACTCAGGGCCTCTTTTAAAAGGGGGAACCGAAAAGAATACCCCAGAGTAAGCAATTTTTTCGGCAGGACCCGCTGTCCTTTCAGAAGCACATTGCCGAATTCACCTATAATGATCCGGAGCATAAAACCGGGGACAGCCGGCATAAAGGTCGGTTTTCCCAGGACCTCTCCAAGAATTTTGGTCAGTTCCCTGTTGCGTACCGGATAGGGGGAAGTGCAGTTCACCGGGCCGGAAAATTCTTTCCGGTCGATTAAGAAAAGGAGGGCGGCGCTCAAATCCTGTTGATGAATCCAGGAAAACCATTGCTCCCCGCTGCCCAGGGGGGCCCCTAATCCTTTTTTAAAAATAGGGACCATCTGATCCAAGGCCCCCCCCTTTTCTCCCATTACGATACCAAACCTGCAGAGGACCACCCGGACCCCGAATTCAGAGGCCTTCTTAGCTTCATTTTCCCAATCCCTGGCCAAGACAGCTAAAAAATCATTGCCGGGAGGGGTTTCTTCATCAAGCTCTTGGTCCTCATGAAACCCGTAGTAACCCACGGCCGAGGCATTTAACAAAACCGTCTCCTGACCCTTCCGGGGGGCAAGAGCGGCCACGACATTTCGGGTCGTCCGGATACGACTGTCATAAATGGCTTTTTTATAAGACTCGGTCCAGCGACTGAAAATCGAGGCCCCGGCCAGGTTGACGATGATTTCATGGGAAGCGACTTCATCCTGCCAGGGTCCGGGATTGGTGGGATCGCCTTCCAAATAAACCGCTCTGGACGGCAAGGTGCGGCCCGGCCTGATGGATCTGGTCAGCAGAGTCACCAGGTATCCTTGACCGGTCAATTGTTGCATCAGGTGTGTGCCTACAAAGCCCGTTCCGCCGGTTATAAAGACTTTCATAATAAACCCCCATGAGCCATTGGGCCACCACGAAGCATGAAAATATGCTTTGCTTGGCTTTGGATCGTCATTCCGGAAAAAGCCGAAACTCAGGAATAATTGTCCGAACCCCGTTTTAACCCCCGAATAAAAACCCTGGGGACTTGATGACCATTTTTATTATATCATCAATCCATCTCCGTTTTCAATACCGCCACCGATTCTTTCCCCAGTCTTTTATCTTTCTTTTTTGCCGAATGCTGAACTCAAACCCCGAAACGTTTTTCTCTTTATCCTCTTTGCGCTTTCAGCTTTGACCTTATTTTCTATTTTGACTTTTTTCCATTTTTGGAATAAACTCCGAAATAGTTGGATAATTTAGGAGGACGGAGGAAATTAAACAATGCCCTTAATTCAACGATTTTTATCTTTTAAACTCCCCCGCGGACAATCGGCTTTCCTCTGGGGGCCGAGAAAAACCGGG
It includes:
- a CDS encoding TIGR01777 family protein, whose protein sequence is MKVFITGGTGFVGTHLMQQLTGQGYLVTLLTRSIRPGRTLPSRAVYLEGDPTNPGPWQDEVASHEIIVNLAGASIFSRWTESYKKAIYDSRIRTTRNVVAALAPRKGQETVLLNASAVGYYGFHEDQELDEETPPGNDFLAVLARDWENEAKKASEFGVRVVLCRFGIVMGEKGGALDQMVPIFKKGLGAPLGSGEQWFSWIHQQDLSAALLFLIDRKEFSGPVNCTSPYPVRNRELTKILGEVLGKPTFMPAVPGFMLRIIIGEFGNVLLKGQRVLPKKLLTLGYSFRFPLLKEALSDLLKKTVI